The Coleofasciculus chthonoplastes PCC 7420 DNA window AGAATCTGACCGCTAAAGAAGAAATGCTTAGGGCTAGTTACTCCATCTTCCTGGATAGTGTTGCAATCTAATAATCTGCCAGTACCCTTTTCAATTTTGTCAGGTGCAATATGCGGATAGTTAGAATAAGATTCTGGTTTCACTAAGTTAGATTGTATTGTTGCTACGCTATCGAATCTCACCCACTCCCACCCATAAGGTAACTCAAACGGCATCTCATCCACATCAATAGGCGGTAACTTCTTCCCCTTCTTAATCTTCCCTTCCTTAACCAAGCGCTTTTTCTCTTCCCTAATCCTCTCCAACAAAACAGAAGCAGGTTCATCATCAGGATTTTGCGGCACTAACTTCCCCTGCACCGCCAACTGCAAAATCAACTCCCGTAACTTCTGCACCCCATTCGGCGCATCAGCCAACAACTCAA harbors:
- a CDS encoding restriction endonuclease subunit S; translated protein: MSNAQEVLMELETFFEQFELLADAPNGVQKLRELILQLAVQGKLVPQNPDDEPASVLLERIREEKKRLVKEGKIKKGKKLPPIDVDEMPFELPYGWEWVRFDSVATIQSNLVKPESYSNYPHIAPDKIEKGTGRLLDCNTIQEDGVTSPKHFFFSGQILYSKIRPNLSKAVVIDFEGLCSADMYPIKAYIYTRYLHFYILTGTFLELVVGYDNRLAIPKVNQQQLNNTVVPVPPLPEQHRIVAKVDRLMSFCDELEAKLTQSISDREKLMETAVRQVLVA